In Carassius gibelio isolate Cgi1373 ecotype wild population from Czech Republic chromosome B2, carGib1.2-hapl.c, whole genome shotgun sequence, a single genomic region encodes these proteins:
- the LOC127951312 gene encoding myeloid-associated differentiation marker homolog isoform X1, translated as MIRIWKHKRRKNTTKKPLNRSGHLYLLILADVNCSINLLSIMVVVLRSSPLLWARVAAMVFTGIAFSVALYGASLTHGTGDWCVFCWSFSFVVTLLIILVEMFGLQTRVPISWKNFPITLACYASLLCLSASIIFPLYFLKGYAGRTLMINCRIVSTVFSCLATIAYLSEVRLSRPRPGEVAGYMATAPGLLKVCETFVACIILIFISEPITYNQYAATKWCLAVYCICFILSAAIIVMCVGECTGCLPFSFARFLSTYAILAVGLYLTATIIWPIYKFDNKHGGQSHRPNSCGSSTGLCLWDKLLAISVLSALNFFLYLADLIYSARVVFVTV; from the coding sequence ACAACCAAGAAGCCCCTGAACAGAAGTGGACATCTCTACCTGTTAATCCTAGCAGACGTTAACTGCTCTATAAATCTTTTGTCTATCATGGTGGTGGTGTTGCGTTCCTCGCCTCTCCTGTGGGCCCGTGTGGCTGCCATGGTTTTCACTGGCATAGCATTCAGCGTAGCTCTTTATGGAGCGAGTCTAACCCACGGCACCGGTGACTGGTGCGTGTTCTGCTGGAGTTTTAGTTTTGTTGTAACTCTTCTGATAATCTTAGTGGAAATGTTTGGCCTGCAGACTCGTGTCCCGATCTCATGGAAGAATTTTCCGATCACGCTCGCCTGCTACGCCTCTCTCCTCTGCCTCTCCGCCTCGATCATATTCCCACTGTATTTCCTAAAGGGCTACGCTGGCCGCACCTTGATGATCAATTGCCGCATCGTGTCTACTGTTTTTTCTTGCCTCGCCACCATTGCATACTTAAGCGAGGTGAGACTGAGTAGGCCTCGTCCAGGAGAAGTAGCCGGTTACATGGCCACGGCACCAGGGCTGCTAAAGGTGTGCGAGACCTTCGTCGCCTGCATCATACTCATCTTCATCAGCGAGCCCATAACTTATAATCAGTATGCAGCGACCAAGTGGTGCTTGGCCGTGTACTGCATCTGCTTCATCTTGTCGGCAGCCATTATCGTGATGTGCGTAGGAGAGTGCACAGGTTGCCTGCCCTTCTCCTTTGCCCGCTTCCTGTCCACATACGCCATTCTGGCTGTGGGCTTGTATTTGACTGCCACTATCATCTGGCCTATTTATAAGTTCGACAATAAGCACGGAGGCCAGAGCCACAGACCCAACAGCTGTGGCTCCAGCACTGGCCTGTGCCTATGGGACAAGCTGCTGGCCATCTCAGTCCTCAGCGCTCTCAACTTCTTTCTTTATCTGGCTGATCTCATCTACTCAGCCAGGGTAGTGTTTGTTACTGTTTAA
- the LOC127951312 gene encoding myeloid-associated differentiation marker homolog isoform X2: MVVVLRSSPLLWARVAAMVFTGIAFSVALYGASLTHGTGDWCVFCWSFSFVVTLLIILVEMFGLQTRVPISWKNFPITLACYASLLCLSASIIFPLYFLKGYAGRTLMINCRIVSTVFSCLATIAYLSEVRLSRPRPGEVAGYMATAPGLLKVCETFVACIILIFISEPITYNQYAATKWCLAVYCICFILSAAIIVMCVGECTGCLPFSFARFLSTYAILAVGLYLTATIIWPIYKFDNKHGGQSHRPNSCGSSTGLCLWDKLLAISVLSALNFFLYLADLIYSARVVFVTV; encoded by the coding sequence ATGGTGGTGGTGTTGCGTTCCTCGCCTCTCCTGTGGGCCCGTGTGGCTGCCATGGTTTTCACTGGCATAGCATTCAGCGTAGCTCTTTATGGAGCGAGTCTAACCCACGGCACCGGTGACTGGTGCGTGTTCTGCTGGAGTTTTAGTTTTGTTGTAACTCTTCTGATAATCTTAGTGGAAATGTTTGGCCTGCAGACTCGTGTCCCGATCTCATGGAAGAATTTTCCGATCACGCTCGCCTGCTACGCCTCTCTCCTCTGCCTCTCCGCCTCGATCATATTCCCACTGTATTTCCTAAAGGGCTACGCTGGCCGCACCTTGATGATCAATTGCCGCATCGTGTCTACTGTTTTTTCTTGCCTCGCCACCATTGCATACTTAAGCGAGGTGAGACTGAGTAGGCCTCGTCCAGGAGAAGTAGCCGGTTACATGGCCACGGCACCAGGGCTGCTAAAGGTGTGCGAGACCTTCGTCGCCTGCATCATACTCATCTTCATCAGCGAGCCCATAACTTATAATCAGTATGCAGCGACCAAGTGGTGCTTGGCCGTGTACTGCATCTGCTTCATCTTGTCGGCAGCCATTATCGTGATGTGCGTAGGAGAGTGCACAGGTTGCCTGCCCTTCTCCTTTGCCCGCTTCCTGTCCACATACGCCATTCTGGCTGTGGGCTTGTATTTGACTGCCACTATCATCTGGCCTATTTATAAGTTCGACAATAAGCACGGAGGCCAGAGCCACAGACCCAACAGCTGTGGCTCCAGCACTGGCCTGTGCCTATGGGACAAGCTGCTGGCCATCTCAGTCCTCAGCGCTCTCAACTTCTTTCTTTATCTGGCTGATCTCATCTACTCAGCCAGGGTAGTGTTTGTTACTGTTTAA
- the ftr66 gene encoding tripartite motif-containing protein 16: MEGLLDSEEFCCSICLDLLKDPVAIPCGHSYCMGCINDYWKKNDHLGTFSCPQCAQTFSPKPVLNRNTILADMVDKLKKLELLGNSHIYDNCIPGDMTCDFCTSIKQKAVKSCLVCLASYCQNHLQAHYKSPALKKHKLIEASVNLQEKICPQHDKYLEMYCRTDQQCICLLCVMDDHKGHDTVPAAVENTKKQKELGITRQKYKLKIHAKEKDLLELKQAVDALKSSAQTAIENGEQIFTELIQSIERRRSKFRDLIRDQERAAESMLQTLEQEITELKQRDHELEVLLKSEDHLHVLQNCHSFSSGLPDPPFTIATLSDFGKVNDAVSALKKRLEDVFKGEWLRIYQAARSMKILHCTVPKIRSEFLHHSCPLQLNPLTAHKDLYLSKGNREVAVRSRVQSCPEHPERFDYWCQVLGTEGLTGCSYWEVEWSGMGVNIAVAYKNIARKGDSSEAHFGHNDKSWSLFCCRKGYAFWHNGIVSKISEPGLSKIGIYLDHKAGTLAFYSIDDSMTLLHRVHTTFTQPLYPGFEFSCYDASIKLCQLE; this comes from the exons ATGGAAGGGCTCTTGGATTCAGAAGAGTTTTGCTGTTCTATTTGCCTGGATTTGCTGAAAGATCCAGTGGCCATTCCATGTGGCCACAGCTACTGCATGGGATGCATTAATGATTATTGGAAGAAAAATGATCATTTGGGGACCTTCAGCTGTCCTCAGTGTGCACAGACGTTTAGCCCTAAGCCTGTTTTGAACAGAAATACCATACTGGCAGATATGGTGGACAAGCTGAAGAAACTGGAACTTCTGGGCAACTCTCACATTTACGACAACTGCATTCCAGGTGATATGACCTGTGACTTCTGTACAAGTATCAAACAAAAGGCTGTGAAGAGTTGTTTGGTTTGTTTGGCATCTTACTGTCAAAACCACCTTCAAGCTCACTACAAGTCTCCTGCCTTGAAGAAACACAAGCTGATCGAAGCCTCGGTGAACCTGCAGGAGAAGATCTGTCCTCAACATGACAAATATTTGGAGATGTATTGTCGAACTGATCAACAATGCATATGCCTTTTGTGTGTGATGGATGACCATAAAGGTCACGATACAGTACCAGCAGCTGTGGAAAACACAAAGAAACAg AAAGAACTAGGCATAACACGGCAGAAATACAAGCTCAAAATCCATGCTAAAGAGAAGGACCTACTGGAGCTCAAACAAGCTGTAGATGCCCTCAAA AGCTCTGCACAGACTGCTATAGAAAATGGTGAACAGATCTTCACTGAGTTGATCCAGTCTATTGAGAGGAGGAGGAGTAAATTCAGAGATCTGATCAGAGATCAAGAGAGAGCTGCGGAGAGCATGTTGCAGACACTGGAACAAGAAATCACGGAGCTCAAACAAAGAGATCATGAGCTTGAGGTGCTGCTGAAGTCTGAAGATCATCTCCATGTTCTTCAG AACTGTCATTCCTTCTCTTCTGGCCTTCCTGACCCACCATTCACAATAGCTACACTCTCAGATTTTGGCAAGGTGAACGATGCAGTATCTGCTCTAAAGAAGAGGCTTGAAGATGTCTTTAAAGGGGAATGGCTGAGGATCTATCAAGCAG CAAGATCAATGAAGATCCTTCACTGCACAGTGCCCAAAATTAGATCAGAGTTCCTGCACC ATTCCTGCCCGCTTCAACTAAATCCTTTAACAGCCCACAAGGACCTTTATTTGTCCAAGGGAAACAGGGAAGTGGCCGTTCGGAGCCGAGTGCAGTCCTGTCCCGAGCACCCGGAGCGCTTTGATTACTGGTGCCAGGTGCTGGGGACGGAGGGCCTGACAGGCTGCAGCTACTGGGAGGTGGAATGGAGTGGGATGGGGGTAAACATTGCTGTCGCATACAAAAACATTGCCAGGAAAGGGGATAGCAGTGAAGCTCACTTCGGTCACAATGACAAATCCTGGAGTTTGTTCTGCTGCAGGAAAGGTTATGCTTTCTGGCACAATGGGATTGTCAGTAAGATCTCAGAGCCTGGCTTGTCAAAGATAGGCATTTATTTGGATCATAAGGCCGGGACACTAGCGTTTTACAGCATTGATGACTCTATGACACTCCTCCACAGAGTTCACACCACATTCACACAGCCTCTCTACCCTGGCTTTGAGTTTTCATGCTATGACGCCTCAATCAAGTTGTGTCAGTTGGAGTAA
- the LOC127951311 gene encoding nuclear factor of activated T-cells, cytoplasmic 4 gives MGAAPGSGWEEGEFEFKLVFEEDPPRQSRCGPEDTDGGQTHREPADSHLTSAQAGQPVGIPPSAGRRAGMHSPPPRRAFIREFSGTYESLPARSIQVSESRVLECPSIQITTISPEDDSGPAGGSYWDGGGGWDRERLYLPLLESYRDVMTGAGSLSPSPSPASSSSSRGWLSPASSCDSLLVEEDELNEAAAHFCLSPSSRPTSPGGKKRRNSPLASPSTSRRSSYSEDVSSLSDTGETSTHSQAPASCELNIPQKTRKTSLEQMSSRDIEPELTPIQTSPCPLPEVAQLRREPPTIGMDYLSVPPALGWGRTRASAHSPLFRSNALPPLDWPLPSQFDQYELRIEVQPRPHHRAHYETEGSRGAVKASPGGHPVVKLVGYTERQPLSLQVFVGTADDRSIRPHPFYQIHRVTGKMVGTASQESIQAGTKLLDIPLNPENSMTALIDCAGILKLRNSDIELRKGETDVGRKNTRVRLVFRTHLPLSPSIVPPGRVLALQVASLPIECSQRSAQELPVVESISLTSCSTEGGEELLLGGTNFLPSSRVFFMKRGSDGKVQWEEEAHVDRDKSNDNLLCVRVPAYNDLSLNHPVSVCLYVSNGKRKRSSTHCFKYLPIMFKEEDPLLSRPSILPLEGVTLCPMGSGSTVDMRSDLSADDRSMSFHDMYSYSSHGYQEDYCRKPEGPEDGGGRGALTERHPSFESLELGFTELLPPMYPRASQPLSSSPSPSPWLDSPYLSSSPSPSHSCSLSPFPASSPISTSPLPPLSHSPYPHCPCPQEMCSSPPSNTSHYQDLYPPPYGQYESWEHQMHPSERDTGPGLKLEGPPDFSGPTPMQHITLEEVTEFIGEDIRSFQMGSHMDSRPG, from the exons ATTCCCACTTGACTTCCGCACAAGCTGGCCAACCTGTGGGTATCCCACCATCAGCCGGTCGCAGGGCTGGGATGCATTCCCCACCCCCCAGACGGGCCTTCATCAGGGAGTTCAGTGGAACGTATGAGAGTCTGCCAGCAAGATCGATACAG GTATCAGAGTCTAGAGTGCTTGAGTGCCCCAGCATCCAGATCACCACTATCTCACCTGAAGATGACTCCGGTCCAGCGGGGGGAAGTTACTGGGATGGCGGGGGTGGCTGGGACAGGGAGCGCCTATATCTGCCCCTGCTGGAATCTTACCGTGACGTCATGACAGGGGCAGGTTCCCTCAGTCCCAGTCCCAGTCCTGCTTCTAGTTCCTCATCCCGTGGATGGCTGAGTCCAGCTTCGAGCTGTGATTCTCTCCTGGTGGAGGAGGATGAGCTCAACGAAGCTGCTGCCCACTTCTGCCTATCGCCCTCCTCACGCCCCACGTCTCCGGGGGGCAAAAAGCGCAGGAACTCCCCACTGGCCTCCCCCAGCACCTCTCGCAGAAGCAGCTACTCCGAGGATGTCTCCTCCCTCTCCGACACGGGAGAAACCTCGACTCATTCTCAGGCTCCAGCAAGCTGCGAGCTCAACATCCCACAGAAGACCAGGAAGACCTCTCTGGAACAG ATGTCATCAAGAGACATCGAACCAGAGCTGACCCCCATTCAGACCTCTCCCTGCCCCCTCCCAGAGGTTGCTCAGCTGAGAAGGGAGCCCCCAACAATAGGGATGGACTACCTGTCTGTGCCTCCTGCTCTGGGCTGGGGCAGAACCAGGGCCAGCGCTCACAGTCCTCTCTTTAG ATCTAATGCACTGCCGCCACTTGACTGGCCGCTGCCTTCACAGTTTGACCAGTATGAATTGCGCATAGAGGTACAGCCCAGACCACACCATCGCGCACATTATGAAACTGAAGGCAGTCGAGGAGCAGTAAAGGCATCACCTGGAGGCCATCCAGTAGTGAAG CTGGTGGGTTACACTGAAAGGCAGCCGCTCTCCTTACAGGTGTTTGTAGGAACTGCTGATGACAGATCAATACGTCCTCATCCTTTCTATCAAATACACAG AGTAACAGGGAAGATGGTAGGCACAGCTAGTCAGGAGAGCATCCAGGCCGGCACTAAACTCCTGGACATCCCCCTCAACCCAGAGAACAGCATGACTGCCCT CATTGACTGTGCAGGTATTCTAAAGCTGAGGAACTCTGACATTGAACTCCGGAAAGGAGAGACAGATGTAGGGAGAAAGAACACTCGAGTGCGTTTGGTGTTCCGCACACACCTTCCTCTGTCTCCATCCATCGTCCCCCCAGGACGAGTCTTAGCCCTGCAGGTGGCCTCTTTACCCATTGAATGCT CACAGCGCTCTGCACAGGAGCTTCCTGTAGTGGAGTCTATCAGTCTTACTTCCTGTTCAACAGAGGGAGGCGAGGAACTACTTCTAGGTGGGACCAACTTTCTACCCAGCTCCAGAGTTTTCTTTATGAAGAGAGGATCAG ATGGCAAAGTCCAGTGGGAGGAGGAGGCACATGTGGACAGGGACAAAAGCAATGAT AATCTGCTGTGTGTACGAGTGCCAGCCTATAATGATCTTTCACTGAACCAcccagtgtctgtctgtctgtacgtGTCCAatgggaagaggaagaggagcagcACGCACTGCTTTAAATATCTGCCCA TCATGTTTAAAGAAGAAGATCCGCTGCTGTCCCGGCCCTCCATCTTGCCCCTGGAAGGGGTGACGCTTTGCCCCATGGGGAGTGGCAGCACTGTCGACATGAGGTCAGACCTATCCGCAGATGACAGAAGCATGTCTTTCCATGACATGTACTCTTACTCCTCACATGGCTACCAGGAGGACTACTGCCGCAAACCGGAGGGCCCCGAGGATGGTGGAGGTCGAGGTGCCCTGACCGAAAGGCATCCCAGCTTTGAGAGCCTGGAGCTAGGCTTCACAGAGCTTCTTCCTCCCATGTACCCAAGAGCCTCACAACCTCTTTCCTCCTCCCCGTCTCCCTCTCCGTGGCTTGACTCTCCCTATCTTTCCTCCTCACCTTCCCCTTCACACTCTTGCTCTCTGAGCCCATTCCCTGCGAGCAGTCCCATCTCCACCTCGCCCCTTCCTCCACTCTCTCACTCCCCATACCCACACTGCCCTTGCCCCCAAGAGATGTGCTCCTCACCTCCGTCGAACACAAGCCACTATCAGGACCTGTACCCACCTCCATACGGCCAGTATGAGAGTTGGGAGCACCAGATGCATCCCTCTGAGAGAGACACAGGCCCTGGTCTGAAGCTGGAGGGACCCCCGGACTTCTCGGGCCCTACACCCATGCAGCATATCACACTAGAGGAAG TGACTGAATTCATTGGAGAGGATATAAGATCCTTTCAGATGGGGTCACACATGGATAGTCGACCTGGATGA